The following are encoded together in the Triticum dicoccoides isolate Atlit2015 ecotype Zavitan chromosome 6B, WEW_v2.0, whole genome shotgun sequence genome:
- the LOC119325896 gene encoding uncharacterized protein LOC119325896, translating into MAHVDCTVIWPMRPMSSHAHCALAPNDTVCLHYRTDLQGKAKRHRGCSVKQACEVDPPGDSSVSRLYLCELRRVTLSHPHRSFCNYGFRLGFHSVFIFLFPMIPYFTRFHCVCLSSHIFVHVVFIQDSWFSGKIILESGSHIKFCGNLHLKICNVCKEG; encoded by the exons ATGGCTCATGTTGACTGCACTGTGATCTGGCCGATGCGACCGATGTCGTCCCACGCCCACTGTGCTTTAGCTCCAAACGATACGGTGTGCCTCCATTATAGAACTGATTTGCAGGGAAAGGCGAAGCGGCACCGTGGCTGTTCGGTGAAGCAGGCATGTGAAGTTGATCCGCCGGGAG ATTCATCAGTTTCTCGCCTGTATTTATGTGAGCTTCGTCGGGTGACGCTCTCCCACCCCCACAGATCCTTCTGCAACTATGGTTTTCGGCTAGGTTTTCACTCTGTCTTCATTTTTCTTTTCCCGATGATTCCCTATTTTACCCGATTTCATTGTGTCTGCCTTTCCAGTCACATATTTGTACATGTGGTGTTCATCCAAGACTCCTGGTTCTCTGGGAAAATAATCTTGGAGTCTGGTTCTCATATTAAGTTTTGTGGAAATCTTCACTTGAAAATCTGCAATGTCTGCAAGGAG GGATAG
- the LOC119323297 gene encoding uncharacterized protein LOC119323297 isoform X2: protein MGNRDMRWEFHPVPPDLLPITPRRLRRLVFAKPPSYFSCPYQGGTPLSDWLRRCTNEAEPDFFFLRVVPPLDPTSLEHPAGDTGDRWQSYHGEVPVVHDEISISLVSRAPTSDQRQAEEGGSLMARGAMAAAYLPG, encoded by the exons ATGGGCAATCGTGATATGCGCTGGGAATTTCATCCCGTTCCACCCGACCTCTTGCCAATCACCCCGCGAAGGTTGCGCCGCCTCGTTTTCGCCAAGCCGCCATCCTACTTCTCATGTCCTTACCAGGGAGGAACTCCTCTCTCAGATTGGTTGAGGCGGTGCACCAATGAGGCCGAACCGGATTTTTTTTTCCTTCGTGTCGTGCCGCCGCTGGATCCAACCTCGCTTGAGCACCCCGCCGGAG ACACAGGTGACCGGTGGCAGAGTTACCATGGCGAGGTTCCAGTCGTCCACGATGAGATTTCT ATTTCATTGGTGTCCCGTGCGCCGACGAGCGACCAGAGGCAAGCGGAAGAGGGAGGTTCTTTGATGGCAAGAGGAGCAATGGCGGCAGCCTATCTTCCTG GTTAA
- the LOC119323297 gene encoding uncharacterized protein LOC119323297 isoform X1, with translation MGNRDMRWEFHPVPPDLLPITPRRLRRLVFAKPPSYFSCPYQGGTPLSDWLRRCTNEAEPDFFFLRVVPPLDPTSLEHPAGDTGDRWQSYHGEVPVVHDEISKISLVSRAPTSDQRQAEEGGSLMARGAMAAAYLPG, from the exons ATGGGCAATCGTGATATGCGCTGGGAATTTCATCCCGTTCCACCCGACCTCTTGCCAATCACCCCGCGAAGGTTGCGCCGCCTCGTTTTCGCCAAGCCGCCATCCTACTTCTCATGTCCTTACCAGGGAGGAACTCCTCTCTCAGATTGGTTGAGGCGGTGCACCAATGAGGCCGAACCGGATTTTTTTTTCCTTCGTGTCGTGCCGCCGCTGGATCCAACCTCGCTTGAGCACCCCGCCGGAG ACACAGGTGACCGGTGGCAGAGTTACCATGGCGAGGTTCCAGTCGTCCACGATGAGATTTCT AAGATTTCATTGGTGTCCCGTGCGCCGACGAGCGACCAGAGGCAAGCGGAAGAGGGAGGTTCTTTGATGGCAAGAGGAGCAATGGCGGCAGCCTATCTTCCTG GTTAA